The genomic region ACCCACCAGCTCGTCCGACGCTTTGTCCACGACGCAGAACCCGACCTCGCCGGCCTTCTCGTTCCGGCTCCAGAGACGAAACTGCTCCTCGACCGCACCGCTCGGGCGTGGTGTCACGATCAGCTGTTGAAGCACCGCCCACTCCGGCGAACGCCACCAGCCGACCAATGCCGGGAGGTCGTGCTCCTCCAACGCCCTCAGCCGGATCCGATCGCCCGCAAGCAGGCCGGCGCCGTAAGCGCGTGCCTCAGAATCATCGCCGATACCCACGCACTCATCGTCGCATCACCGGCGCGACCGACCCGACGAACCACAGAGTCGCTCGACCATGCCAGAGCCGACCTCCCACCAGCGCCGCCCTCACCCCAGCAGCTTCAACCGCCTGCTCCCACCCGTCGCGCCCCCGCCTCGCGCAGCGTTGCGAGGTCGGCGTACCCGTCGACCGCCATCAACAGGTCGGCCTCTGCGAGCACGCTCCGCAGCACGTGCGTCACTCCGGCGGTCCCGCCCAGGGCGAGCCCATGCACGTATGGTCGCCCGACGCCGACCGCGGTGGCACCGAGTGCGAGCGCCTTCACGACGTCGGTGCCGCTGCGCACCCCGGAGTCGAACAGCACGGGGGCGCGCTCGGCGACGGCATCAACGACATCGGACAGCATGTCGATCGCGGCGATGCCGCCGTTCGCCTGCCTGCCGCCGTGATTGGAGACGTAGATGCCGTCGACACCGCCGTCGAGCGCCCGTCGCGCATCATCGGGGTGCACGATGCCCTTGAGGATGATCGGCAGCTCGGTGAGCGAACGCAGCCACGGCAGGTCGTTCCAGGTGAGCGGGTTGCCGAAGATGCTCGCCCAGTGCTGGATGATCGCGACCGGCTTCGCCTCCCTTCCGCCGTCGATCCCCGCGAAGAAGTGCGGATCCGACAGATAGTTGGCCAGTGCGGCACCGCGCAGCTGGGGGAAGTTCGCGGTGGCGAGGTCGCGCGGGCGCCAGCCCGTGATCCAGGTGTCGAGGGTGACGACGATGCCCGCGAAACCCGAGGCCTCTGCGCGGGTCACGAGGCTGGCCGCGAGGTCGCGGTCGGTGGGCGTGTAGAGCTGGAAGAACCCCGGTGTCTCGCCGAGCGCACCGACGACGGACTCGAGCGGATCCTCCGACAGCGTGGAGGCCACCATCGGCACGCCCGTCTGCGCCGCGGCCCGCGCCGTCGCGAGGTCGCCGTGACCGTCCTGCGCGCAGATGCCGAGCACGCCGACGGGCGCGAGGAACACGGGGGTGGGAAGACGAAGCCCGAACATGTCGACCGTGAGGTCGCGCTGGGTGGCGCCCACGAGCATCCTCGGCACGATGCCGTAGCGGCCGAACGCCGCGGCGTTCGCGCGCTGCGTGTGCTCGTCGCCGGCTCCGCCGGCGACATACGACCACACCGAGGGCGGCAGCGCCGCCGACGCTGCTCGCTCGAGGTCCGCCGACGTGATCGGGAATCGCGGCGTCGTGCCCTGCAGCCCGCCGAAGTAGATCTCGTTCTGGTAGTCCCCGAACTGCGCCATGCTCGCAACTCCTTCGTCTGGCGATTCCCCTGGTGACTCTGCCGATGCGCCCGCAGTCACACGCACGCCCATTCTTCACGTCGCCCGCTCACACCGCACGGGTGAACAGGAGTGCGGCGCACGGATGCGCACCCCGCGCGCGCGTAACCTGTGCGGCATGAGCTCGAAGAGCAAGCAGGGGCCGAAGAACGATGAGCCCGCGAACATCAGCCGTGGCAACCTGGGCTGGCTGGCCGGCCTGATCACGATGGTCGTCATCGCGTTCCCGCTCTCGGCGGCCATCGCGTATGCGACGCATCCGGCGACGCGCACGCTGTTCGGCA from Humibacter ginsenosidimutans harbors:
- a CDS encoding alpha-hydroxy-acid oxidizing protein, with translation MAQFGDYQNEIYFGGLQGTTPRFPITSADLERAASAALPPSVWSYVAGGAGDEHTQRANAAAFGRYGIVPRMLVGATQRDLTVDMFGLRLPTPVFLAPVGVLGICAQDGHGDLATARAAAQTGVPMVASTLSEDPLESVVGALGETPGFFQLYTPTDRDLAASLVTRAEASGFAGIVVTLDTWITGWRPRDLATANFPQLRGAALANYLSDPHFFAGIDGGREAKPVAIIQHWASIFGNPLTWNDLPWLRSLTELPIILKGIVHPDDARRALDGGVDGIYVSNHGGRQANGGIAAIDMLSDVVDAVAERAPVLFDSGVRSGTDVVKALALGATAVGVGRPYVHGLALGGTAGVTHVLRSVLAEADLLMAVDGYADLATLREAGARRVGAGG